The proteins below come from a single Verrucomicrobiia bacterium genomic window:
- a CDS encoding DUF2270 domain-containing protein, producing the protein MSEPNPETPARDLLRDQCYVNAMAHFYRGEIGRIMVWRQRLDTTTTWAITSTGTIFTVAFSVPDVPHLIFFFNLAIVWVMLWIEARRYRFYDAFQARVRMLEAHFLSPMVAQNPERLEGDWRKLVAEDLLIPSFKISQVEAMAHRLRRNYAFIFMIILMAWLAKIYMHTPYKIDSLARLYEALAVGQIPSWLVAGMILGTFLSVVVFAFYVARHMPPEITEFGVQRGRRWQL; encoded by the coding sequence ATGAGCGAGCCGAATCCAGAAACGCCCGCGCGCGATTTGCTGCGGGATCAGTGTTACGTCAACGCCATGGCGCACTTTTACCGGGGCGAGATTGGGCGCATCATGGTGTGGCGGCAGCGGCTGGACACCACCACCACGTGGGCCATCACGTCCACCGGCACCATTTTCACCGTGGCCTTCAGCGTGCCGGATGTGCCGCATCTGATTTTCTTTTTCAACCTGGCGATTGTGTGGGTGATGTTGTGGATCGAGGCGCGCCGGTATCGTTTTTATGATGCGTTTCAGGCGCGGGTGCGGATGCTGGAGGCGCATTTTTTGTCGCCCATGGTGGCGCAAAATCCGGAAAGACTGGAGGGGGACTGGCGCAAGCTGGTGGCGGAGGATTTATTGATCCCCAGTTTCAAGATCTCGCAGGTGGAGGCCATGGCGCACCGGTTGCGGCGGAATTACGCCTTCATTTTCATGATCATTTTGATGGCCTGGCTGGCCAAAATCTACATGCATACCCCCTACAAAATTGACTCGCTGGCCCGGTTGTACGAGGCGCTGGCGGTGGGGCAGATTCCGAGCTGGCTGGTGGCGGGGATGATCCTGGGGACGTTTCTCAGCGTGGTGGTGTTTGCCTTTTACGTGGCGCGGCACATGCCGCCGGAGATTACCGAATTTGGCGTGCAACGCGGCCGGCGCTGGCAGTTGTAG
- a CDS encoding HNH endonuclease, translated as MNASLLTQHVLVLNRLWQAVNVCSVRRALTLIFEGHAQVVFATEEGNFQTFSFNDWKDFSQQEPHPESIATVSFRIRIPRVILLLAFDRLPRKEVKFTRHNIFERDKNTCQYCGRVFDRKDLNLDHVIPRDRGGPTTWENIVCSCIECNTRKANRTPQEAGMRLIRKPKRPKWRPFVQISFGAVVHDSWKHFIDLAYWNVELGEEVE; from the coding sequence ATGAATGCGTCGCTCCTAACCCAGCATGTCCTGGTGCTGAATCGGCTCTGGCAGGCCGTCAACGTCTGTTCGGTGCGCCGGGCGCTGACCTTGATCTTCGAGGGCCATGCGCAGGTGGTGTTTGCCACCGAGGAAGGCAACTTCCAAACCTTCAGCTTCAACGATTGGAAGGACTTTTCCCAGCAGGAACCCCATCCGGAAAGCATTGCCACCGTCTCGTTCCGCATCCGCATTCCGCGCGTCATCCTGCTGCTGGCGTTTGACCGGCTGCCGCGCAAGGAAGTCAAGTTCACCCGGCACAACATTTTTGAGCGCGACAAGAACACCTGCCAGTATTGTGGTCGCGTGTTTGACCGCAAGGATTTGAACCTGGATCATGTCATCCCCCGCGACCGCGGCGGCCCCACCACGTGGGAAAACATCGTCTGCTCCTGCATCGAGTGCAACACCCGCAAGGCCAACCGCACGCCCCAGGAGGCCGGCATGCGGCTCATCCGCAAACCCAAGCGGCCCAAGTGGCGGCCCTTCGTGCAGATCAGTTTCGGCGCCGTGGTGCACGACAGTTGGAAGCACTTCATTGACCTCGCCTACTGGAACGTTGAGCTGGGCGAGGAAGTGGAATAG
- a CDS encoding DUF192 domain-containing protein, with translation MLAGLAACMIFSACNSQSPPSPSPAPAAEDSAPRVTPEGHLDRAQPKLKTMRLYVGAHELITELCTNDVQRMTGMMFRTNLAENEAMLFVFPWPHRASFYMKNTRVPLSAAYIDPEGVIREIHDLHPGDLQGREAQVDNIQYVLETTQGWFKRRNLGPGAVVRTEEGTLPQTFFKRR, from the coding sequence TTGCTGGCGGGCCTGGCCGCCTGCATGATCTTCAGCGCCTGCAACTCCCAGTCACCTCCCTCGCCGTCCCCTGCGCCGGCCGCGGAGGACAGCGCGCCCCGGGTGACGCCGGAAGGGCACCTGGACCGCGCCCAGCCCAAGCTCAAGACCATGCGCCTGTATGTTGGCGCGCATGAATTGATCACCGAACTCTGCACCAACGATGTCCAGCGCATGACCGGCATGATGTTTCGCACCAACCTGGCGGAAAATGAGGCCATGCTCTTTGTGTTTCCCTGGCCGCATCGCGCCAGTTTCTACATGAAAAACACGCGGGTGCCTCTCAGCGCCGCTTACATTGATCCCGAGGGGGTCATCCGCGAAATCCACGATTTGCACCCGGGCGATCTACAGGGCCGGGAGGCCCAGGTGGACAACATTCAATACGTGCTCGAAACCACCCAGGGCTGGTTCAAGCGCCGCAACCTCGGACCGGGAGCTGTTGTCCGCACCGAGGAGGGCACCCTGCCCCAGACTTTCTTCAAACGCCGCTAA